A single region of the Geobacillus subterraneus genome encodes:
- a CDS encoding YndM family protein, producing the protein MRHIVPFIVKLAAWSVVLFSMFTIFNAPLSLISVMTIITALVSYVVGDLFVLPRVGNFVAAALDVPLSFLLVWPVSFALFAPTVNMAYAAFFSSLAIGAVEAFFHLYMENHVLEEAGREEAYRWYDEGRWATEFAEEQEFKKEDDRT; encoded by the coding sequence ATGAGGCATATCGTTCCGTTTATCGTCAAGCTTGCCGCTTGGAGCGTCGTTTTATTTTCGATGTTTACAATTTTTAATGCTCCGCTTTCTTTGATTTCAGTCATGACGATCATAACGGCGCTCGTTTCCTACGTCGTCGGCGATTTGTTTGTGTTGCCGCGCGTTGGAAACTTTGTCGCCGCCGCCCTTGATGTGCCGCTCTCCTTTTTGCTTGTATGGCCTGTGAGCTTTGCGTTGTTTGCCCCGACAGTCAATATGGCGTACGCCGCCTTTTTCAGCTCGCTCGCCATCGGCGCGGTCGAGGCGTTTTTCCATTTGTATATGGAAAACCATGTGCTCGAGGAGGCAGGGCGGGAAGAGGCGTATCGCTGGTATGATGAGGGAAGGTGGGCAACGGAGTTCGCCGAGGAACAGGAGTTCAAAAAAGAGGACGACCGGACGTAA
- a CDS encoding LL-diaminopimelate aminotransferase: MKKAKRMNAFSASIFAELAAYRQQRRHLHDEWIDLSVGSPDLPPALFVREAIARYAGEPNAYGYTLKGIRDFHEAVADYYRTAHGVVLNPETEVTYVIGSQDGLVHLPMVFADPGDVILVPDPGYPAYAAGVAMAEAVPYFMPLKEENGFLPDLHAIPEGIAKRAAIMFLNFPGNPVPAVATESFYRDVVEFAKRYDVLVVSDFAYGELYYDGNKPVSFLSIPGAKDVGVEINSLSKSYHMAGCRIGYLCGNADVIRAFAEFKSNLDYGIFWPIQKAAAEALRYGADFCAESRAIYQARRDAFINGLTEIGWEVDRPPAGMFVWAKVPDGWTSLSFAKTLIDRAGVVVTPGHAFGPSGEGYVRIALVQPKDVLCRAVEKLRASGLFERLAADRR; this comes from the coding sequence ATGAAAAAAGCGAAACGAATGAACGCGTTCTCCGCGTCCATTTTTGCCGAACTGGCAGCGTACCGCCAACAGCGGCGCCATCTTCATGACGAATGGATCGACTTAAGCGTCGGCAGCCCGGATTTGCCGCCGGCGCTGTTTGTGCGCGAGGCGATCGCTCGCTACGCCGGGGAGCCAAACGCCTACGGATATACATTAAAAGGCATTCGCGACTTTCACGAGGCGGTCGCCGATTACTACCGGACGGCGCACGGGGTTGTGTTGAATCCAGAGACGGAAGTGACGTATGTCATCGGGTCGCAAGACGGCCTTGTCCATTTGCCGATGGTGTTTGCTGACCCGGGCGATGTCATTTTGGTGCCGGACCCTGGATATCCGGCGTACGCTGCTGGTGTGGCCATGGCCGAAGCGGTGCCGTATTTTATGCCATTGAAGGAAGAAAACGGCTTTTTGCCTGATTTGCATGCCATTCCAGAGGGGATCGCCAAACGGGCGGCGATCATGTTTCTTAACTTTCCGGGGAATCCGGTGCCCGCCGTTGCGACCGAATCGTTTTATCGCGACGTGGTCGAGTTTGCGAAGCGGTACGACGTGCTTGTCGTCTCCGATTTTGCTTATGGCGAGCTGTATTACGACGGAAACAAACCAGTGAGCTTTCTTTCCATCCCCGGGGCGAAAGACGTCGGGGTGGAAATCAACTCGCTGTCCAAAAGCTATCACATGGCCGGCTGCCGAATCGGCTATTTGTGCGGCAATGCCGACGTGATTCGCGCGTTTGCCGAGTTTAAATCCAATTTGGACTACGGCATTTTTTGGCCGATTCAAAAGGCGGCTGCGGAAGCGCTTCGTTATGGTGCTGATTTTTGTGCGGAAAGCCGCGCCATCTATCAAGCGCGCCGCGATGCGTTCATTAACGGATTGACGGAGATCGGCTGGGAAGTGGACCGTCCGCCAGCGGGCATGTTTGTTTGGGCGAAAGTCCCGGACGGCTGGACATCGCTCTCGTTTGCGAAGACGCTGATTGACCGTGCCGGGGTTGTGGTGACGCCCGGACATGCGTTTGGGCCGAGCGGCGAAGGCTATGTACGTATTGCCCTCGTCCAGCCGAAAGATGTGCTATGCCGTGCCGTCGAGAAACTGCGGGCGAGCGGCTTGTTCGAGCGGCTGGCCGCCGACCGACGATAA
- a CDS encoding YpjP family protein: MPAWLRKTLVAAITVCTFGLVTPPASLLAAEEPPADDAPSSDWQHNAASSAAEAASLTRAQFVEQTVEKAMVQSHEKFGRKIAPVIEDEFRAVILPRIEEVIAELAGRYPEEELRYLAVSENPSGGQGERIFHIYRADTGEDVIRFHVRREHPPQDGYWFQFHYHTRDDGFQAHYELGKIYWSKNTPPNWRT; the protein is encoded by the coding sequence CTGCCGGCATGGCTTCGGAAAACGCTTGTTGCCGCGATCACCGTTTGTACGTTTGGTCTTGTGACACCGCCCGCGTCGCTTCTTGCGGCCGAGGAGCCGCCAGCTGACGATGCGCCATCTTCCGATTGGCAACATAATGCTGCAAGTTCGGCGGCGGAGGCGGCTTCGCTCACCCGCGCCCAATTTGTCGAGCAGACGGTGGAAAAAGCGATGGTTCAGTCGCATGAAAAGTTTGGCCGCAAAATCGCTCCCGTGATTGAGGATGAGTTTCGCGCCGTCATTTTGCCGCGCATTGAGGAAGTGATCGCCGAGCTCGCCGGGCGCTATCCAGAAGAAGAGCTTCGCTATTTAGCCGTATCAGAAAATCCGTCTGGCGGGCAAGGCGAACGCATTTTCCATATTTACCGCGCCGATACGGGAGAAGATGTCATTCGCTTCCACGTCCGCCGTGAACATCCGCCGCAAGACGGGTATTGGTTCCAATTTCATTACCATACGCGCGATGACGGATTTCAAGCCCATTATGAATTAGGAAAAATTTATTGGTCAAAAAATACGCCGCCGAACTGGCGGACGTAG
- the thyA gene encoding thymidylate synthase: MRQYLQLLEDILENGVEKEDRTGVGTLSVFGRQLRFNLQDGFPLVTTKKLHIRSIIYELLWFLKGDTNVRYLQENGVTIWDEWADENGDLGPVYGAQWRSWKGADGKTVDQIAWVVEEIKKNPNSRRLLVSAWNVAELDEMKLPPCHYAFQFYVAGGRLSCMWQQRSVDTFLGLPFNIASYALLTHMIAEQCGLDVGELIFTGGDVHLYKNHVEQAKLQLTREPRPLPKLVIKRKPPSIFDYEYDDFDIVGYDPHPAIKAPVAV; encoded by the coding sequence TTGCGGCAATATTTGCAGCTATTGGAGGATATTTTGGAAAACGGCGTCGAAAAGGAGGACCGGACCGGTGTCGGCACGCTGTCGGTGTTCGGCCGCCAGCTGCGGTTTAATTTACAGGACGGATTCCCGCTCGTGACGACGAAAAAGTTACATATCCGCTCGATCATTTATGAACTGCTTTGGTTTTTAAAAGGAGACACGAATGTCCGCTATTTGCAGGAAAACGGCGTGACGATTTGGGATGAGTGGGCCGACGAAAACGGTGATCTTGGGCCTGTGTACGGGGCGCAATGGCGGTCATGGAAAGGGGCGGACGGGAAAACGGTCGACCAAATCGCCTGGGTCGTTGAGGAGATCAAGAAAAATCCGAACTCGCGCCGGCTGCTTGTGAGCGCCTGGAATGTGGCGGAGTTAGACGAGATGAAGCTGCCGCCGTGCCATTATGCGTTTCAGTTTTATGTGGCGGGCGGCCGGTTGTCGTGCATGTGGCAGCAGCGCTCCGTCGATACGTTCTTAGGCTTGCCGTTTAATATCGCCAGCTACGCGCTGTTGACGCATATGATCGCCGAGCAGTGCGGGCTTGATGTCGGCGAGCTGATTTTCACCGGCGGGGATGTCCATTTGTATAAAAACCATGTTGAGCAGGCCAAACTGCAGCTGACGCGCGAGCCGCGCCCGCTGCCAAAGCTCGTGATCAAACGGAAGCCGCCATCCATTTTTGACTATGAATACGACGATTTTGACATCGTCGGCTATGATCCTCATCCGGCGATTAAAGCGCCGGTGGCGGTGTAA
- the ilvA gene encoding threonine ammonia-lyase IlvA, which produces MEQQLKRKQGAVYVEDILIAYHTLKDVVFHTPLQKNPLLSERYGCNVYLKREDLQVVRSFKLRGAYNRMKHLTDEERSSGIVCASAGNHAQGVAYSCRALGVHGKIYMPATTPRQKVSQVQLFGKDMVEIVLVGDTFDDSYNEAVKCAEAEGRTFIHPFDDEYVIAGQGTIGVEVLNDCDEPIDFLFASIGGGGLMAGLGTYVKSISPATKVVGVEPAGAPSMKAALEQGHVVTLGEIDKFVDGAAVKTVGEKTFALCREVLDDIVVVPEGKVCTTILELYNENAIVAEPAGALPIAALEFYKEQIRGKTVVCVVSGGNNDIDRMQEIKERSMIYEGLQHYFIVNFPQRAGALREFLDEVLGPTDDITRFEYTKKNNKESGPALVGIELKRREDYAPLIERMKKKGFPFQEVNKDPNLFHLLI; this is translated from the coding sequence ATGGAACAACAACTAAAACGGAAACAAGGGGCGGTGTACGTCGAGGACATTTTGATCGCGTATCATACGCTAAAAGACGTTGTTTTCCATACGCCGCTGCAAAAAAACCCGCTTTTGTCCGAGCGCTACGGGTGCAACGTCTACTTGAAGCGCGAAGACTTGCAAGTCGTGCGTTCATTTAAGTTGCGCGGAGCGTACAACCGGATGAAGCATTTAACCGATGAGGAGCGAAGCAGCGGGATCGTATGCGCCAGCGCCGGCAACCATGCCCAAGGGGTTGCCTATTCATGCCGGGCGCTCGGGGTGCACGGAAAAATTTATATGCCGGCGACAACGCCTCGGCAAAAAGTGTCGCAAGTGCAGCTGTTTGGCAAAGACATGGTCGAGATCGTCCTTGTCGGCGACACGTTTGACGACTCATACAACGAAGCAGTGAAATGCGCGGAAGCCGAAGGGCGCACGTTTATCCACCCGTTTGATGACGAATACGTCATCGCCGGGCAAGGAACCATCGGTGTTGAGGTGTTAAACGACTGTGACGAACCGATCGACTTTTTGTTCGCCAGCATCGGCGGCGGAGGACTGATGGCCGGGCTGGGGACATATGTGAAAAGCATCTCGCCGGCGACCAAAGTGGTCGGCGTCGAGCCGGCCGGCGCTCCGTCGATGAAAGCGGCGCTTGAACAAGGTCATGTCGTGACGCTTGGGGAGATTGACAAGTTCGTCGACGGCGCCGCGGTCAAAACGGTCGGGGAAAAAACGTTTGCCCTATGCCGGGAAGTGCTCGACGATATCGTTGTCGTTCCAGAAGGAAAAGTATGCACAACGATTTTAGAACTGTACAACGAAAACGCCATCGTCGCCGAACCGGCGGGAGCGCTCCCGATTGCCGCCCTTGAGTTTTACAAAGAGCAAATCCGCGGCAAAACGGTTGTTTGCGTCGTGAGCGGCGGCAACAACGACATCGACCGGATGCAGGAAATTAAAGAGCGCTCGATGATTTATGAAGGGTTACAGCACTATTTCATCGTCAACTTCCCGCAGCGGGCCGGAGCGCTGCGCGAGTTTTTAGATGAGGTGCTCGGTCCGACCGATGACATCACTCGGTTTGAATATACGAAGAAAAACAATAAAGAAAGCGGACCGGCGCTCGTCGGCATCGAGCTAAAACGGCGCGAAGACTATGCGCCGCTCATTGAACGGATGAAGAAAAAAGGGTTTCCGTTCCAAGAAGTGAATAAAGATCCGAACTTATTCCATTTGCTGATTTGA
- a CDS encoding anthrax toxin lethal factor-related metalloendopeptidase has product MKRLLISLLAALFAVPLLSLSPYPAAHGVLLEESGLDVQSVPSYDVLSRIVIVPEADFSPEEANETIRTLARIDRGILERAANHHIYIQLLTGPITDEPAARHLRGKTPRGYAPGSKTWDEVPGLGGSHLVLVRLGHSEKGKGHGSVNLELHEFAHSLDHIVFERIHETDEFQAIWREEAPRLFPGESYFLTYPEEYFAESFAYYYASDETRETLRTAAPDTYAFIRRLAERAS; this is encoded by the coding sequence ATGAAACGGTTACTGATTAGTTTGCTGGCGGCGCTGTTCGCCGTTCCGCTTCTGTCGCTTTCGCCGTACCCGGCCGCGCACGGTGTGCTGCTTGAAGAAAGCGGCCTTGATGTTCAGTCGGTCCCATCGTATGATGTGCTTAGCCGCATCGTCATCGTTCCGGAGGCGGACTTTTCGCCTGAGGAAGCCAATGAGACGATTCGGACGCTTGCTCGTATTGACCGCGGCATTTTAGAGCGGGCGGCGAACCACCATATTTATATTCAATTGTTGACAGGCCCGATTACCGATGAACCGGCCGCCCGCCATTTGCGCGGGAAAACGCCGCGCGGCTATGCGCCGGGGTCAAAAACGTGGGATGAGGTGCCGGGCCTTGGCGGGTCACATTTAGTGCTCGTCCGCCTCGGCCATAGTGAAAAAGGAAAAGGGCACGGCTCGGTCAACTTAGAGCTGCATGAATTTGCCCATTCGTTAGATCACATCGTCTTTGAGCGCATTCACGAAACGGACGAATTTCAAGCGATTTGGCGCGAGGAAGCGCCGCGGCTGTTTCCTGGCGAATCTTATTTTTTAACGTATCCGGAAGAGTATTTTGCTGAATCGTTCGCCTATTATTATGCAAGCGACGAGACGCGGGAAACGCTGCGGACGGCGGCGCCGGACACATACGCCTTCATCCGCCGGCTGGCGGAGCGAGCCTCATAA
- a CDS encoding YpmP family protein has protein sequence MLFKSLEFQNAYGQKVKIIEIPVLEEENTYRFMIQLRLEAFIAKVYRSRTNRSVYSFREHLKKVLKWPVYEQIFKETVLKHNA, from the coding sequence TTGCTATTCAAAAGCCTCGAGTTTCAAAACGCGTATGGGCAGAAAGTGAAGATTATCGAAATTCCTGTATTGGAGGAAGAGAACACGTACCGATTTATGATCCAGCTTCGCTTGGAGGCGTTTATTGCCAAAGTGTACCGATCAAGGACCAACCGTTCTGTTTACTCGTTCCGCGAACATTTGAAGAAAGTGCTGAAATGGCCGGTATATGAACAAATCTTTAAAGAAACAGTGTTGAAACATAACGCGTAA
- a CDS encoding dihydrofolate reductase codes for MISHIVAMDENRVIGKDNRLPWHLPADLAYFKQVTMGHAIVMGRKTFEAIGRPLPGRENVVVTRNHQFRPEGCLVLHSLEEVKQWIAARGDEVFVIGGAELFEATMPIADRLYVTNIFASFPGDTFYPPISEKEWKIVSYTPGIKDEKNPYEHAFLIYERKKAE; via the coding sequence ATGATCTCGCACATTGTGGCGATGGACGAAAATCGGGTGATCGGCAAAGACAACCGGCTGCCGTGGCATTTGCCGGCCGATTTAGCGTATTTCAAACAGGTAACGATGGGGCATGCCATCGTGATGGGGCGCAAAACGTTTGAAGCGATCGGCCGGCCGCTTCCCGGCCGGGAAAACGTCGTCGTGACGCGCAACCATCAGTTTCGCCCGGAAGGCTGCCTCGTGCTCCACTCCCTTGAGGAAGTCAAGCAATGGATCGCGGCGCGCGGTGATGAAGTGTTTGTCATCGGTGGAGCCGAGCTGTTTGAAGCGACGATGCCGATCGCCGATCGGCTGTACGTGACGAACATTTTCGCTTCGTTCCCCGGCGATACGTTTTACCCGCCCATTTCCGAAAAAGAGTGGAAAATCGTCTCCTATACGCCGGGAATCAAAGATGAAAAAAATCCGTATGAGCACGCCTTTCTCATTTATGAGCGGAAAAAAGCGGAATGA